The proteins below come from a single Eucalyptus grandis isolate ANBG69807.140 chromosome 3, ASM1654582v1, whole genome shotgun sequence genomic window:
- the LOC104437243 gene encoding fasciclin-like arabinogalactan protein 3 encodes MAKLFRNWEGRRKSLLPIKNLWRTADLLCKDPFFIKLLSSKVSQQVFGHPPHQKKKAAKMNSKAFACLFFAVFIFSSSAASAFNITKLLSRYPDFSTFNDFLTQTKLYEQINRRQTITVLALDNSAVGDISGKPADVLKSILSAHVVLDYYDIEKLTDLSKKSTLLTTLYQSSGTAQNQQGFLNVTKQSGEIVFGSAVKGASHNAKLVKAVAAQPYNISVLQVSSPIIAPGIDASNPNGTVHNATTPSASPAATPKKAPASSPAKSPVADTPDSSEAPAADSPADAPEADAPEASAPEADAPTSSPPAPSDADADAPAPGKSSSSRVTLPVGAGIVMGLLSAMVA; translated from the coding sequence ATGGCAAAGCTATTTCGGAATTGGGAGGGAAGGAGAAAATCACTCTTGCCCATCAAAAACCTTTGGAGAACTGCTGATCTCCTTTGTAAGGATCCCTTCTTTATAAAGCTTCTAAGCTCAAAAGTCTCTCAACAGGTTTTTGGACATCCCCCCCATCAGAAAAAGAAAGCTGCAAAGATGAATTCCAAGGCTTTTGCTTGCCTCTTCTTTGCggttttcatcttctcttcctcAGCCGCCAGCGCCTTCAACATCACCAAGCTCCTCAGCCGGTACCCGGATTTTAGCACTTTCAATGACTTTCTAACCCAAACCAAGCTCTACGAACAAATCAACCGCAGGCAGACCATCACGGTCCTCGCCCTTGATAACTCGGCTGTTGGCGATATTTCGGGGAAGCCCGCGGATGTCCTCAAGAGTATCCTGAGCGCACACGTTGTTCTCGACTACTATGATATTGAGAAGCTCACAGACCTGTCGAAGAAATCTACCCTGCTCACCACTTTGTACCAATCCAGCGGAACCGCCCAGAACCAGCAAGGGTTCTTGAACGTGACCAAACAGAGTGGAGAGATCGTGTTTGGGTCCGCGGTGAAAGGAGCGAGCCACAATGCCAAGCTTGTGAAGGCCGTGGCTGCTCAGCCCTATAACATCTCGGTCCTTCAGGTTAGCTCACCGATAATTGCACCAGGAATCGATGCTTCCAACCCAAATGGAACTGTCCATAATGCCACCACGCCGTCTGCTTCACCGGCGGCAACGCCCAAGAAGGCCCCCGCCTCAAGCCCCGCCAAGTCCCCAGTTGCAGATACACCCGATTCATCGGAAGCTCCAGCTGCAGATTCTCCTGCCGATGCACCGGAGGCAGATGCACCGGAAGCAAGCGCACCGGAAGCAGACGCACCGACCAGCTCTCCCCCAGCACCTTCGGATGCCGATGCAGATGCACCAGCTCCCGGGAAATCTTCGAGCTCTCGCGTAACTCTGCCCGTTGGTGCGGGCATCGTGATGGGTTTGTTGTCAGCGATGGTGGCGTAA
- the LOC104437244 gene encoding uncharacterized protein LOC104437244, with amino-acid sequence MAPRKRKGGAAGPGEEEKQSTVVTTTTTTTSVAAVATAVFTRRVTRSSAKGEVPAGGSRSNSVPGPAASKKARGAAGRKKKKAAKEEDEEEEEVADGKVAGKAEGGGGEGREEEEGAVEDELEEAEAGGALDSKAKTVVIEHCKQCNSFKTRAIQVKNGLEKGVPGIIVVVNPDKPRRGCFEIREEGGEKFISLLDMKRPFGPMKALDMDKVILDITNKVKA; translated from the exons ATGGCACCCAGGAAGCGCAAGGGGGGAGCGGCGGGCCCgggagaggaggagaagcagTCCACGGTCGTCACGACCACGACCACGACCACCAGCGtggccgccgtcgccaccgccgttTTCACGAGGAGGGTGACGCGGAGCTCGGCGAAGGGGGAGGTCCCCGCTGGAGGGTCGAGGTCTAACTCGGTGCCCGGGCCGGCGGCGTCCAAGAAGGCCAGGGGGGCCgcggggaggaagaagaagaaggcggccaaggaggaggatgaggaggaggaggaggtcgcCGACGGGAAGGTCGCCGGGAAAGCCGAGGGTGGCGGCGGGGAGGGccgggaggaggaagagggagccGTGGAAGACGAGCTGGAGGAAGCAGAGGCTGGCGGGGCGCTGGACTCCAAGGCCAAGACCGTCGTCATCGAGCACTG CAAACAATGCAATTCCTTCAAGACAAGGGCTATTCAAGTGAAGAATGGCTTGGAGAAAGGTGTGCCTGGCATCATTGTTGTGGTCAACCCAGATAAG CCTAGAAGAGGTTGCTTTGAAATACGGGAGGAAGGTGGTGAAAAATTCATCAGCCTATTG GACATGAAACGACCATTTGGCCCCATGAAGGCCCTTGACATGGACAAGGTGATATTGGACATAACCAACAAGGTCAAAGCCTGA